In one window of Henckelia pumila isolate YLH828 chromosome 1, ASM3356847v2, whole genome shotgun sequence DNA:
- the LOC140879138 gene encoding elongation factor 1-alpha-like has translation MGKEKVHISIVVIGHVDSGKSTTTGHLIYKLGGIDKRVIERFEKEAAEMNKRSFKYAWVLDKLKAERERGITIDIALWKFETTKYYCTVIDAPGHRDFIKNMITGTSQADCAVLIIDSTTGGFEAGISKDGQTREHALLAFTLGVRQMICCCNKMDATTPKYSKARYDEIVKEVSSYMKKVGYNPEKIPFVPISGFEGDNMIERSTNLDWYKGPTLLDALDLIQEPKRPSDKPLRLPLQDVYKIGGIGTVPVGRVETGIIKPGMVVTFGPTGLQTEVKSVEMHHEALPEALPGDNVGFNVKNVAVKDLKRGFVASNSKDDPAKEAANFTSQVIIMNHPGQIGNGYAPVLDCHTSHIAVKFSELLTKIDRRSGKELEKEPKFLKNGDAGLVKMIPTKPMVVETFAEYPPLGRFAVRDMRQTVAVGVIKSVEKKDPTGAKVTKAAAKKGAK, from the exons ATGGGTAAGGAGAAGGTTCACATTAGCATAGTGGTCATTGGCCATGTCGACTCTGGGAAGTCAACTACCACTGGACATCTCATCTACAAGCTTGGTGGTATTGACAAGCGTGTGATTGAGAGGTTCGAGAAGGAAGCTGCTGAGATGAACAAGAGATCCTTCAAGTATGCATGGGTGCTTGACAAGCTCAAGGCTGAGCGTGAGCGTGGTATCACCATCGATATTGCTCTGTGGAAGTTTGAGACTACCAAATACTACTGCACTGTCATTGATGCTCCTGGTCACCGTGACTTTATTAAGAACATGATTACTGGTACTTCTCAGGCTGATTGTGCCGTGCTCATCATCGATTCTACCACTGGTGGTTTCGAGGCAGGTATTTCCAAGGATGGTCAAACTCGTGAGCATGCACTTCTGGCTTTCACGCTTGGAGTTAGGCAAATGATCTGCTGCTGTAATAAG ATGGATGCCACCACTCCCAAGTACTCCAAGGCAAGGTATGATGAAATTGTCAAGGAAGTCTCTTCCTACATGAAGAAGGTTGGGTACAACCCTGAGAAGATTCCTTTTGTTCCAATCTCTGGTTTTGAGGGTGACAACATGATCGAGAGGTCGACCAATCTTGATTGGTACAAAGGACCGACCCTCCTGGATGCTCTTGACTTGATCCAGGAGCCCAAGAGGCCCTCAGACAAACCTCTCCGTCTTCCTCTGCAAGATGTGTACAAGATTGGTGGTATTGGTACTGTCCCTGTGGGAAGAGTTGAAACCGGTATCATCAAACCAGGTATGGTTGTTACCTTTGGTCCAACAGGGCTGCAAACTGAGGTCAAGTCCGTTGAAATGCACCACGAGGCCCTCCCTGAAGCACTCCCTGGTGACAATGTTGGGTTCAACGTTAAGAACGTTGCTGTTAAAGATCTGAAGCGTGGTTTCGTTGCATCTAACTCAAAGGATGATCCTGCTAAGGAAGCTGCGAATTTCACTTCCCAAGTCATTATCATGAACCACCCTGGCCAGATTGGCAACGGTTACGCCCCTGTTCTTGATTGCCACACTTCTCACATTGCTGTCAAATTTTCCGAGCTTTTGACCAAGATTGACCGTCGATCTGGCAAGGAGCTTGAGAAAGAGCCTAAATTCTTGAAGAATGGTGACGCCGGCCTTGTCAAGATGATCCCCACAAAACCCATGGTTGTGGAAACCTTTGCCGAGTACCCACCATTGGGACGCTTTGCAGTTAGGGACATGCGTCAGACTGTTGCGGTTGGTGTAATCAAGAGTGTGGAAAAGAAAGACCCAACTGGAGCTAAGGTGACAAAGGCAGCAGCCAAGAAGGGTGCCAAGTGA
- the LOC140875806 gene encoding uncharacterized protein, with translation MAVAVAMSVLVLACSGIELSAAATWCVARSDASDESLQTALDYACGGGADCAPLQSSGLCYLPNTVQAHASYAFNSYYQRKGSAPGSCSFAGTASVAQTDPSYGSCVYPSSASTAGGIIAPGGTATPDSTPNTMQPLSPPGTTQPLYGIGGGFTPGIGTVLPDSPKANASPNPLFKALLSPVTFLLSITFVLQNYA, from the exons ATGGCGGTGGCGGTGGCGATGTCGGTGTTGGTGTTGGCGTGCAGCGGCATAGAATTGTCGGCGGCGGCTACATGGTGTGTAGCGAGGAGTGACGCCAGTGATGAGTCTTTGCAAACAGCTCTTGACTATGCATGTGGAGGTGGCGCCGATTGTGCTCCACTCCAATCTTCTGGGCTTTGTTATCTGCCCAACACCGTGCAAGCTCATGCCTCGTATGCCTTCAACAGTTACTATCAGCGAAAGGGCAGCGCCCCAGGTTCTTGTTCTTTTGCTGGCACTGCCTCCGTTGCTCAAACTGACCCAA GTTATGGATCTTGTGTCTATCCATCATCTGCAAG CACCGCGGGAGGCATTATTGCACCAGGAGGCACAGCCACACCGGACTCAACTCCTAACACGATGCAACCACTGTCACCACCCGGAACAACACAACCTCTATATGGAATTGGAGGGGGATTCACACCGGGCATAGGAACAGTACTCCCCGATTCCCCCAAGGCTAATGCTTCGCCTAACCCTTTGTTTAAGGCACTCTTGTCTCCAGTGACTTTCTTGTTAAGTATTACATTCGTCCTTCAAAACTACGCCTAG
- the LOC140866149 gene encoding small ubiquitin-related modifier 1-like — MGPNAKGKGKLKQPMEMRDDRRIKLCFKSQDGTETFFKVSVDTKLQNLLIYYCKENALDQKSLRFLYNGKRLAAEMTPAQIGMEDEDEIDVMVHQIGGGRSE; from the exons ATGGGCCCAAATGCGAAGGGGAAGGGGAAGCTGAAGCAGCCTATGGAAATGCGAGACGATCGTAGGATTAAGCTTTGTTTCAAGTCTCAG GATGGAACTGAAACGTTCTTCAAAGTTAGTGTGGACACCAAATTGCAAAAtctattgatttattattgtaAAGAAAATGCTTTGGATCAAAAATCTTTGAGGTTCCTGTACAATGGCAAGAGACTCGCTGCTGAAATGACCCCAGCCCAG ATTGGCATGGAAGATGAAGACGAAATCGATGTGATGGTTCATCAGATTGGAGGAGGGCGAAGCGAATAA
- the LOC140882077 gene encoding probable serine/threonine-protein kinase At1g01540 isoform X2, whose product MPELPLPANLPLSLETRRKHPSPYVAPARSPGYGHFVISSPHSSPWLPKPSMEKSGSVPASTNLPAPHLSEIAPTQAEPNTMTTGLSQPPLSPSIANCCGPDTVLKRESRGCHCVYPLKLDILLLNVSSNPNWNLFLNQFASQLGLLVSQIDLINFYMVSASGLNISMDITPHTGISFSASEVTKINSSLLMHKVHLDPALVGDYQLLNITWFKPLISFQAPLSAVSPVVAPPKLPSAPAAVSTNREKPPSLVLVVGIGALILIIAVISMVIVCLCVSQKEKNVEPSKETVKQRILETIPAGGSLRHPTSARILAYEELKEATNNFASASILGEGGFGRVFKGVLTDGTPVAIKKLSTGGQQGDKEFLVEVEMLSRLHHRNLVKLVGYYSNRDSSQNLLCYELVPNGSLEAWLHGPLGLNCPLDWDTRMKIALDAARGLAYLHEDSQPCVIHRDFKASNILLENNFHAKVSDFGLAKQAPEGRANYLSTRVMGTFGYVAPEYAMTGHLLVKSDVYSYGVVLLELLTGRKPVDMSQPTGQENLVTWARPILRDKDRLEELADPTLDSKYPKEDFIRVCTIAAACVSPEANQRPTMGEVVQSLKMVQRITEYHDSAVGTSNHVPNLRQSSTTFESDGASSMFSSGHYSGLSVLDNEHISRTAVFSEDLQEGR is encoded by the exons ATGCCTGAGCTTCCACTACCTGCCAATCTACCTCTATCCCTGGAAACTCGTAGAAAACATCCAAGTCCTTATGTTGCACCTGCTCGATCGCCCGGCTATGGTCATTTTGTGATTTCTTCTCCCCATTCTAGTCCTTGGCTGCCCAAACCATCAATGGAAAAGAGCGGATCAGTGCCTGCCAGCACTAACCTTCCAGCACCTCACCTTTCAGAGATTGCGCCAACTCAAGCTGAACCTAATACTATGACCACCGGTTTATCTCAGCCTCCACTTTCTCCGAGCATAGCTA ATTGTTGTGGACCAGACACAGTACTAAAACGGGAGAGCCGGGGATGCCACTGTGTTTACCCATTAAAGCTTGATATTCTATTATTGAATGTCTCTTCCAACCCCAATTGGAATCTTTTTCTAAATCAGTTTGCGTCTCAACTTGGTTTGTTAGTGTCACAGATTGACCTTATTAACTTTTATATGGTCAGCGCATCTGGACTTAATATATCGATGGATATCACTCCACACACTGGTATCAGTTTTTCTGCCAGTGAAGTTACTAAAATAAACTCTTCACTGTTGATGCACAAGGTGCATTTAGATCCTGCTTTAGTTGGCGATTATCAGCTTCTCAACATAACGTGGTTCAAACCCTTGATATCTTTTCAAG CTCCACTATCTGCTGTATCTCCAGTTGTTGCACCACCTAAGCTTCCATCAGCTCCAGCAGCAGTCAGTACAAACAGAGAAAAACCTCCAAGTTTAGTTCTTGTCGTTGGAATTGGAGCTCTAATCCTGATTATAGCTGTAATTTCTATGGTTATAGTTTGTTTGTGTGTATCTCAGAAAGAGAAAAACGTGGAGCCTTCTAAAGAAACAG TAAAACAAAGGATTCTGGAAACAATTCCAGCTGGGGGATCTCTTCGCCATCCAACAAGTGCTCGGATTCTCGCATATGAAGAACTAAAAGAGGCCACAAATAACTTTGCTTCTGCTAGTATCCTTGGGGAGGGTGGCTTTGGGAGGGTTTTCAAGGGTGTCTTAACTGATGGCACACCTGTAGCCATAAAGAAGCTCAGTACTGGCGGACAACAAGGGGATAAAGAGTTCTTAGTTGAGGTCGAGATGCTTAGTAGACTGCATCACCGAAACTTGGTGAAACTTGTTGGTTACTACAGTAATCGTGACTCCTCTCAAAACCTACTTTGTTACGAGCTAGTTCCAAATGGTAGTCTTGAGGCTTGGCTGCATG GACCCTTGGGATTAAACTGCCCACTTGATTGGGACACTAGAATGAAAATTGCTCTTGATGCAGCTAGAGGGCTCGCATACTTGCATGAGGACTCTCAACCTTGCGTAATTCATAGAGATTTCAAGGCGTCAAATATATTACTTGAGAACAACTTCCATGCTAAAGTTTCTGATTTTGGTCTAGCAAAACAGGCTCCTGAGGGTCGGGCTAACTACCTATCCACCCGTGTCATGGGAACTTTTGG TTATGTCGCACCAGAGTATGCCATGACTGGTCATCTTTTGGTAAAAAGTGATGTTTACAGTTACGGAGTGGTTCTTCTTGAACTGTTGACTGGGAGAAAGCCTGTAGATATGTCACAACCCACAGGCCAAGAGAACCTCGTGACATGG GCTAGGCCAATTTTGAGAGATAAGGATCGACTGGAAGAACTTGCTGATCCAACACTTGATAGTAAGTACCCAAAGGAGGATTTTATTCGGGTTTGCACCATTGCAGCTGCTTGTGTATCCCCTGAGGCCAACCAACGGCCAACTATGGGAGAAGTGGTACAATCCCTCAAAATGGTGCAGCGTATTACCGAATATCATGATTCTGCCGTAGGAACTTCCAATCACGTACCCAATTTGAGGCAGTCATCTACGACCTTCGAATCTGATGGTGCATCATCAATGTTTTCGTCTGGTCATTACTCGGGTTTAAGTGTCTTGGACAATGAACATATATCTAGAACTGCCGTGTTTTCTGAAGATCTTCAGGAGGGTCGATGA
- the LOC140892313 gene encoding ER lumen protein-retaining receptor-like, producing MNIFRLAGDMTHLASVLVLLLKIHTIKSCAGISLKTQELYAIVFATRYLDLFVDYISLYNTLMKLIFLGSSFSIVWYMRKHKIVRRSYDKDQDTFRHYLLLLPCFVLALIIHEKFTFREVLWAFSLYLEAVAILPQLVMLQRTRNIDNLTGQYVVLLGAYRGLYILNWIYRYFTEPHYAHWITWISGLVQTLLYADFFYYYFQSWKNNVKLQLPA from the exons ATGAATATATTCAGATTAGCTGGAGATATGACCCATTTGGCCAGTGTCCTTGTTTTGCTTCTCAAGATTCACACTATTAAATCTTGTGCAG GCATTTCTCTGAAGACTCAGGAGCTCTATGCTATTGTGTTTGCTACTCGCTACTTGGATCTGTTTGTAGACTACATCTCACTCTATAACACGCTAATGAAgttaatatttttgggaagcTCGTTTTCAATTGTTTGGTATATGAGGAAACACAAGATTGTCCGCAGATCCTATGACAAAGACCAGGATACTTTTCGCCATTATTTGCTTCTGCTGCCTTGTTTTGTACTAGCTCTGATAATACACGAAAAATTTACTTTCAGAGAG GTACTTTGGGCATTTTCCTTGTACCTGGAAGCTGTTGCTATACTTCCTCAGCTAGTCATGCTGCAGAGAACAAGAAATATCGACAACTTGACTGGGCAATATGTCGTACTACTGGG AGCATACCGAGGATTGTACATTTTGAACTGGATTTATCGCTACTTCACTGAACCACACTATGCTCACTGGATAA CTTGGATCTCAGGACTTGTTCAGACCCTACTATATGCTGATTTCTTCTACTATTATTTCCAAAG CTGGAAAAACAATGTAAAGCTCCAATTACCCGCTTGA
- the LOC140882077 gene encoding receptor-like serine/threonine-protein kinase ALE2 isoform X1, translated as MVMVHLVKSRPFSGLLPKGCWSVLKSFLLFCCLLSIADANLGDTTLEREDLYSATVLVEARAMPELPLPANLPLSLETRRKHPSPYVAPARSPGYGHFVISSPHSSPWLPKPSMEKSGSVPASTNLPAPHLSEIAPTQAEPNTMTTGLSQPPLSPSIANCCGPDTVLKRESRGCHCVYPLKLDILLLNVSSNPNWNLFLNQFASQLGLLVSQIDLINFYMVSASGLNISMDITPHTGISFSASEVTKINSSLLMHKVHLDPALVGDYQLLNITWFKPLISFQAPLSAVSPVVAPPKLPSAPAAVSTNREKPPSLVLVVGIGALILIIAVISMVIVCLCVSQKEKNVEPSKETVKQRILETIPAGGSLRHPTSARILAYEELKEATNNFASASILGEGGFGRVFKGVLTDGTPVAIKKLSTGGQQGDKEFLVEVEMLSRLHHRNLVKLVGYYSNRDSSQNLLCYELVPNGSLEAWLHGPLGLNCPLDWDTRMKIALDAARGLAYLHEDSQPCVIHRDFKASNILLENNFHAKVSDFGLAKQAPEGRANYLSTRVMGTFGYVAPEYAMTGHLLVKSDVYSYGVVLLELLTGRKPVDMSQPTGQENLVTWARPILRDKDRLEELADPTLDSKYPKEDFIRVCTIAAACVSPEANQRPTMGEVVQSLKMVQRITEYHDSAVGTSNHVPNLRQSSTTFESDGASSMFSSGHYSGLSVLDNEHISRTAVFSEDLQEGR; from the exons GGTTGCTACCAAAGGGCTGTTGGTCTGTCCTCAaatcttttcttctcttttgtTGTTTACTATCCATCGCCGATGCAAATTTAGGAGATACGACATTAGAAAGAGAAGATTTGTATTCAGCCACAGTTCTTGTGGAAGCACGAGCTATGCCTGAGCTTCCACTACCTGCCAATCTACCTCTATCCCTGGAAACTCGTAGAAAACATCCAAGTCCTTATGTTGCACCTGCTCGATCGCCCGGCTATGGTCATTTTGTGATTTCTTCTCCCCATTCTAGTCCTTGGCTGCCCAAACCATCAATGGAAAAGAGCGGATCAGTGCCTGCCAGCACTAACCTTCCAGCACCTCACCTTTCAGAGATTGCGCCAACTCAAGCTGAACCTAATACTATGACCACCGGTTTATCTCAGCCTCCACTTTCTCCGAGCATAGCTA ATTGTTGTGGACCAGACACAGTACTAAAACGGGAGAGCCGGGGATGCCACTGTGTTTACCCATTAAAGCTTGATATTCTATTATTGAATGTCTCTTCCAACCCCAATTGGAATCTTTTTCTAAATCAGTTTGCGTCTCAACTTGGTTTGTTAGTGTCACAGATTGACCTTATTAACTTTTATATGGTCAGCGCATCTGGACTTAATATATCGATGGATATCACTCCACACACTGGTATCAGTTTTTCTGCCAGTGAAGTTACTAAAATAAACTCTTCACTGTTGATGCACAAGGTGCATTTAGATCCTGCTTTAGTTGGCGATTATCAGCTTCTCAACATAACGTGGTTCAAACCCTTGATATCTTTTCAAG CTCCACTATCTGCTGTATCTCCAGTTGTTGCACCACCTAAGCTTCCATCAGCTCCAGCAGCAGTCAGTACAAACAGAGAAAAACCTCCAAGTTTAGTTCTTGTCGTTGGAATTGGAGCTCTAATCCTGATTATAGCTGTAATTTCTATGGTTATAGTTTGTTTGTGTGTATCTCAGAAAGAGAAAAACGTGGAGCCTTCTAAAGAAACAG TAAAACAAAGGATTCTGGAAACAATTCCAGCTGGGGGATCTCTTCGCCATCCAACAAGTGCTCGGATTCTCGCATATGAAGAACTAAAAGAGGCCACAAATAACTTTGCTTCTGCTAGTATCCTTGGGGAGGGTGGCTTTGGGAGGGTTTTCAAGGGTGTCTTAACTGATGGCACACCTGTAGCCATAAAGAAGCTCAGTACTGGCGGACAACAAGGGGATAAAGAGTTCTTAGTTGAGGTCGAGATGCTTAGTAGACTGCATCACCGAAACTTGGTGAAACTTGTTGGTTACTACAGTAATCGTGACTCCTCTCAAAACCTACTTTGTTACGAGCTAGTTCCAAATGGTAGTCTTGAGGCTTGGCTGCATG GACCCTTGGGATTAAACTGCCCACTTGATTGGGACACTAGAATGAAAATTGCTCTTGATGCAGCTAGAGGGCTCGCATACTTGCATGAGGACTCTCAACCTTGCGTAATTCATAGAGATTTCAAGGCGTCAAATATATTACTTGAGAACAACTTCCATGCTAAAGTTTCTGATTTTGGTCTAGCAAAACAGGCTCCTGAGGGTCGGGCTAACTACCTATCCACCCGTGTCATGGGAACTTTTGG TTATGTCGCACCAGAGTATGCCATGACTGGTCATCTTTTGGTAAAAAGTGATGTTTACAGTTACGGAGTGGTTCTTCTTGAACTGTTGACTGGGAGAAAGCCTGTAGATATGTCACAACCCACAGGCCAAGAGAACCTCGTGACATGG GCTAGGCCAATTTTGAGAGATAAGGATCGACTGGAAGAACTTGCTGATCCAACACTTGATAGTAAGTACCCAAAGGAGGATTTTATTCGGGTTTGCACCATTGCAGCTGCTTGTGTATCCCCTGAGGCCAACCAACGGCCAACTATGGGAGAAGTGGTACAATCCCTCAAAATGGTGCAGCGTATTACCGAATATCATGATTCTGCCGTAGGAACTTCCAATCACGTACCCAATTTGAGGCAGTCATCTACGACCTTCGAATCTGATGGTGCATCATCAATGTTTTCGTCTGGTCATTACTCGGGTTTAAGTGTCTTGGACAATGAACATATATCTAGAACTGCCGTGTTTTCTGAAGATCTTCAGGAGGGTCGATGA
- the LOC140875599 gene encoding glycine-rich RNA-binding protein 4, mitochondrial-like: protein MALFDKVGTLLRHSMFSRTPSNYQSSIFNAVRCMTTKLFIGGLSYGTDDQSLRDAFSSFGDVIEAKVITDRDTGKSRGFGFVNFSSDDSANSALSAMDGQQLNGRNIRVSYAQERTPRSNFNNSGGYGGGFGGRGAADDGF, encoded by the exons ATGGCACTCTTCGACAAAGTTGGGACTCTGTTGAGACACAGCATGTTTTCCCGCACTCCATCAAACTACCAATCATCGATATTCAATGCGGTCCGATGCATGACCACGAAACTTTTCATTGgag GGCTCTCTTATGGTACTGATGATCAATCTTTAAGAGATGCATTTTCCAGCTTTGGTGATGTAATCGAAG CTAAAGTCATCACTGACAGAGACACTGGGAAATCAAGAGGGTTTGGATTCGTGAATTTCTCGAGTGACGACTCTGCCAACTCAGCGCTGTCGGCTATGGATGGACAG CAACTGAACGGGAGGAACATCCGGGTGAGTTACGCTCAAGAACGAACACCTCGCAGTAACTTCAACAACTCTGGCGGTTATGGCGGTGGATTTGGCGGCCGTGGAGCTGCAGATGATGGATTTTAA